One part of the Haliotis asinina isolate JCU_RB_2024 chromosome 2, JCU_Hal_asi_v2, whole genome shotgun sequence genome encodes these proteins:
- the LOC137271732 gene encoding uncharacterized protein: MCLSLIRSLHISLAGESISNGKDAKQSSTDDIHVASRALDISYLNSGSLTARGNLSWWDLDLRGYFTISNITLTARNSTVTHMTNAYVEVADKDISLCSDVQAVWCGAVPHGIAPGEKVTFTCNGIAPVRFVRVTRRSPNHIPLAIGHVDVQGEGATKPYRSHYKPSPNKKMLQPFLATSATTVGDCGIVCHKHHSCIDFSYSATAPTDDNCLLTDKALTSVHIKDNSWTTYTIYCI; this comes from the exons ATGTGCCTCTCTCTCATACGGTCTCTTCATATTTCCCTTGCAGGTGAAAGCATTTCAAATGGGAAAGATGCAAAACAGAGCAGTACGGATGACATCCATGTTGCTAGCCGTGCTCTTGATATATCTTATTTAAACAGTGGATCACTAACAGCCCGAGGCAACCTGTCCTGGTGGGATTTGGACCTGAGGGGGTACTTCACCATCAGCAACATCACCCTCACAGCAAGGAACAGCACGG TAACCCACATGACAAATGCGTACGTGGAAGTGGCGGACAAGGATATCAGCCTCTGCTCTGATGTCCAGGCGGTGTGGTGTGGAGCAGTACCTCATGGAATTGCTCCTGGGGAGAAGGTCACCTTCACCTGCAATGGTATCGCCCCTGTCCGCTTTGTCCGTGTCACAAGGCGCTCCCCAAATCACATACCCCTCGCGATCGGACATGTTGACGTGCAAGGGGAAGGGGCAACGAAACCATATC GATCCCACTACAAACCGTCCCCGAACAAGAAGATGTTGCAGCCGTTCCTGGCCACGTCGGCAACGACAGTCGGTGACTGTGGCATTGTGTGCCACAAGCATCATTCATGCATCGACTTCAGCTACAGTGCAACAGCGCCGACTGATGATAACTGTCTGCTAACCGACAAAGCCTTGACTTCAGTTCACATCAAAGACAATTCTTGGACAACTTACACCATTTACTGTATATAA